One Archangium violaceum genomic window, CGAGTGCGCACCGGCCTTGAAGAGCTTCGCGTTGTTGTCGGTGGGCGAGCCGTTGATCATCACCAGCGTCCCGCTGGTCTTGCCGTCCGCCTTGAGCTTGTCCACCAGCGCCTGGGCCTGGAGCTGGCCGACCTTCTGGTTATCGAACGAAATGTAGTAGTCGACGTCCGAGTTGACGACCAGACGGTCATAGCTGATGACCTGCACCTTGGACTGCTTCGCGCGCGCCACGATGGCCGACGCCGAAGCCGAGTCCACGGGATCCAGCACCAGCACGCTGGCGCCGTTGGTCAGGGCCGCCTCGGCCTGGTTCTGCTGCTTGGAGGCATCCTGATCCGCGTTGCTATAGATGACCTCACACTCGGAGCAGAGCTCCTTCACCTTGCGCTCGAAGATCGGCCGGTCGTGGGACTCGTACCGGGAGGTCTTCGACTCGGGCAGCAGCAGGGCGATCTTCTTCGCCGCCGGGGCCGAGGGAGCGCCCGCCTCTCCTTCGGGCTTCTTGTCGCTCTTGCAGGCGGAGGACAGCAGGGCCGTCGCCAGGGCAACCACCGTCACACGGTTGTGGAGGAGGTGTTTCGCGAAACGCGTATTCATCTGGGAACTTCCTTTCGGTATCGGGGGTCGAAAACCGGGGGTCGAAAGCGCCGCGAGAATAGTCGCCATCCACGCAGATGGATCGCTCTCTCGCGGTCGGGGGCATGGAGGTTCAAACTCCAACGCTTCTCACTATTTGGGATTCTGGGAAAAATCCCGCCAGCACAAGGTGCCGGCGGGGCGTATCAGAACCACCACTCCGCACGAGCGCCCACGTAGTGGCCGATGGAGCTACCGCCCCCCATGGTCTGCAGGTAGGGCGAGACGAGCCCCGCCACCGCGTCCTCGTCGTAGAAGGCGATGGTGTAGAAGAGCCGCAGGTGGGGGCGGGCCCAGACGCTGCGCTGCCCCGTGGGGACGATGGTGGGCACGATCGAGAGCTTCAGCGCATTGGACATGGGACCGTTGCCCACGCGCAGACCCTGGTAGGTCGCCTCGTTGACGAGGTGGAAGTAGTCGGACAGGTACAGGGTGCTGCGGGCGCCCACCGAGTAATCGAACCAGCGATCCGTCACGGTCGACGCGGGAGCGCCGGGCACCTCGAGGGTCCGCTCCGTGCCCTGGTTCCAGTGGAGGATGCCGTAGGCATTGAGGCTGAGGAGGGGGCTGACGTTGTAGAGGAAGTGGTCCACCACCTCCAGGCCCGCGGCATCCGCGTACAGGCGGTTGTCGCCCGGGGGCCCCAGCACGTCCCACGTCTGCGAGCCAGCGCGGCTGCCCGAGGCGATGCGGCTGCCGTAGCGCACCGACACGTCATTGAAGTTGTCGGCGCCCAGGCTGAAGTGACCCTTGATGCCCGCCACCCAGCCGAAGTCCGCCGGCAGGTCGCGCTGCGTACCGTCCGCCAGGCGCGCCCCCTGGAGCTCCGGCAGCAGGTGGAACTCGCCCAGCAGGTGGAACGAGTGCCCGGCCTCCAGCTTGTGCACGTACTGTCCCACCAGCATGGTGCGCTGGCGGCGCAGGTCCGCCCTCCCGTCCCCGTCCGAGTCGAAGTTGTACACATCGCCCGTGGTGGACGCGGACGTATGCAGCAGCACGGCCACATCGAGCGGACCGTACGCCACGCCCACGCCCTGCCCGGTCAGGTTGTTGAAGTAGAAGTAGTCCGCGATGTGCACGTCCGTGCCGCGGTAGAAGCGGGCGCCGGCCCACAGCTTCAGCCCCGGCGCGAGGATGTTGCCCGCCTCGGCGTAGGCCTGGAACAGCTCGATCTGCAGCGTCTGGGCGTTCCTGTTGCCGAAGGTGCCGATGAACAGGCCGTTGTTGGCGAACATGGCCGGCGTCAGCACCACATCCGCGTAGGCCGCCGTCGGATCATCCTTCACGGGCTCCATGAGGTGGAAGCGGATGGTGGGCTCCAGGTAGTCGCCCTCCTCCAAACGTCCGCCCTGCGCGCTCCCCGTGAGGTTCATCGTCCTGCCCTGGATGAACTTTCCCGTCACGGGCGACCACGCCAGACCGACGCGGCCGTACATGGAGATCTCCAACCGGTCCGCGAACAGGCTCGCCCGGGCGGAGGCGGGAGCAGCCAGGAGCACGAGGGCACACAACGTCAGGCACGTGCGCCAGGCCGCGCGCACGGGAAGAAGGGGACTACCAGATGTCACCAAGTGAACCTCCAAACGGGTAAGTGACTGGGGAGTCAACACGACGTTATATTTTGTCCTCGCCCTTGTCTGCTTTGACGAGCAGTTCTGGGAATGAAGCCATGTCCGGAAACCAACACGCATTGGAGGAATGAATGGACAACGCACTGCGCAACGCCTTTCGCGACGCACTGCGCAATACCTTGATGGGGCTCGCCCTCGCCGGGGCCCTGGTCACCCACAACCGGGCCGAGGCCGCGACGGTCACCATCTCGTGTGGCACCGTGGGCCAGGAGTTCGAGCAATGCAGGAAGGGAGCGGAGGCCTGGGCCAAGAAGGCGGGACATCAGGTCAAGGTGGAGAGCGGGCCCACGGACGCGAGCGAGCAGCTCACGGTCTTCCAGCAGCAGCTGTCGGCGGGCGCGTCGGAGATCGACGTCTACCGCGTGGACGTGGTGTGGCCGGGCATCCTCGGGGCGCACTTCATCGACTTGAAGCCCTACATTCCAGCGGAGGTGTTGTCGCAGCATTTCCCCGCAATCGTCCAGAACAACACAGTGGAGGGGAAGCTGGTCGCCATGCCGTGGTTCACGGACGCGGGCCTTCTCTACTACCGGCAGGATCTGCTGGAGAAGCACGGCCAGAAGCCGCCCACGACGTGGCAGGAACTGGCCGAGGTGGCGAAGCTGGTGCAGGACGCCGAGCGCAAGGCCGGCAACACGAAGATGGTGGGCTTCGTCTTCCAGGCCAAGGCGGCGGAGACGCTCACGTGCAACGCGCTGGAGTGGGTCGACTCCTTCCGCGGAGGGACGATCGTCTCGGATGAAGGCAAGGTGACGATCAACAACCCGAAGGCGGTGGAGGCGCTGAGGACGGCGGCCTCGTGGATCGACACCATCGCGCCCAAGGGGGTGCTCAGCTACGAGGAAGAGGACGCGCGCGGCGTCTTCCAGTCGGGCAACGCGGTGTTCATGCGCAACTGGCCGTATGCGTGGGCGCTGGCCAACGCGCCGGACAGCCCGGTGAAGGGCAAGGTGGCGGTGATGGCGCTGCCCAAGGGAGGCAAGGACGGCAAGCACACGGGCACGCTGGGGGGCTGGCAGCTCTCGGTGTCGAAATACTCCAAGAACCCGGCCATCGCGGCGGACCTGGTGAAGTACCTGACGAGCCCCGAGGAGCAGAAGCGGCGCGCGCTCGAGGCCTCCTTCAACCCCACCCTCATCTCGCTCTACAAGGATCCCGATCTGCTCAAGGCCAACCCGTTCTACGCCACCCTGCTGGAGACCTTCACGAACGCGGTGGCGAGGCCCTCGAAGGTGACGGGGCCCAAGTACAGCCGGGTGAGCGCCGACTTCCGAAACGCCGTGCACACCGTGCTGTCCGGCCGGGGCAAGCCGGAGGAGCAATTGAAGAAGCTGCAGACGAAGCTCGAGCGCCTGAGCCGCAGGGGGAAGTGGTGAGCGCACCCGGAGCTCCCGTTCCCATCACACCCGCCTCGCCCGCCGGAGCCGAAACACTGAAGAAGGAGACCCGCCCTCCTTCCCGGAGCTCGCTCCTGGAGCGGCAGCGCGTCCGCTCGGCGTGGATGTTCCTCCTGCCCACGCTGGTGGTGCTGGCCGGGGTGGCCGGCTGGCCGCTGCTGCGGACCTTCTGGTTCGCCTTCACGGACGCGAACCTGTCCGACCTGGAGGCCGCCCAGTACGTCGGCGTGGACAACTTCATCCTCGTGATGGAGGACCCCACCTGGTGGCGCTCGGTGTGGAACACCTTCCGCTTCACCGGCGTGTCGGTGGCCCTGGAGACGGTGTTGGGGATGCTCATCGCCCTCACGCTGAACACCCGCTTCCCGGGGCGCGGCATCATGCGGGCGGCGGTGCTGGTGCCGTGGGCCATTCCCACAGTGGTGTCCGCCCGGATGTGGGGCTGGATGTTTCATGACATCTACGGCGTCATCAACGCGATGCTGCTGAGCGTGGGGCTGCTCTCCCAGCCCATGGCCTGGACGGCGGATCCCGAATTGTCCATGGCGGCGATCATCGCGGTGGACGTGTGGAAGACCACGCCGTTCATGGCCCTGTTGCTGCTGGCGGCGCTGCAGATGCTGCCGGAGGAGATCTACGAGGCCGCGAAGTTGGACGGGGCGAACCGGGTGCGCGTCTTCTTCCAGATCACCCTGCCGCTCATCCGCGGGCCCATGCTGGTGGCCATCATCTTCCGCGTGCTGGACGCACTGCGGGTGTTCGACCTGTTCTACGTCCTCACCACCAACAGCAGCGAATCCATGTCCATGGCCGTCTACGCGCGGCAGCAGATGTTCGAGTTCCAGGATCTGGGGTTGGGTGCGGCGGCGGCCTCGCTGCTGTTCGCGGTCATCGCGCTCTTCACCGTGGCCTACCTCTCGTTGGCGCGGGTGACCGCGGAGGAAGGCGCATGAGGAAGCTCTACCACGTCTTGGGGAAGATCGGCTTCTGGCTGCTGGTGGCCCTCATCACCGTCTACACCCTCTTCCCGTTCTACTGGGCGGTGGTGTCCTCGCTGAAGAAGGGCAGCGCTCTCTTCGAGGTGGAGGCGTGGCCCGCGCAACCGGCGTGGGAGAACTACCGGCTGGTGTTCAGCGAGCAGCCCTTCGGGGAGAACCTGCTCAACTCGGTGCTGGTGGCCGGGTCGGTGGTGCTGGTGTCGCTCTTCCTGGCGGTCACGGCATCCTTCGCGCTGGCGCGCATCCGCTTCCGGGGACGTACCCCGCTGATGCTGATGATCCTCGGCGTGTCGATGTTCCCGCAGATCGCCGTGCTCTCGGGCATGTTCGAGCTCATCCGCTGGCTGGGGCTCTACAACCAGCTGCCGGGGCTGACGCTCTCGTACCTCCTGCTCACCCTGCCCTTCACGGTGTGGGTGCTGACGACGTTCATGCGGGAGCTGCCCAAGGAGCTGGAGGAGGCCGCGGTGATGGACGGGGCCTCGCCGTGGGTCATCTGCACGAAGGTGTTCCTGCCGCTGCTCAAGCCCGCGCTGGTGACGACGGGACTCCTGGCCTTCATCTCGGCGTGGAACGAGTTCATCTTCGCGCTGACCTTCACGCTGGGTCAGGACAAGCGGACGGTGCCCGTGGCCATCGCGCTGCTGAGTGGAGCGAGCCAGTACGAGCTGCCGTGGGGCCTCATCATGGCGGCCTCGGTGATCGTCACCGTGCCGCTCATCATCCTGGTGCTCATCTTCCAGCGCCGGATCGTCTCGGGTCTCACCGCGGGAGCGGTGAAGGGCTGAGCCGTGGGGAGCGGGTCCACCCCGCTCCCCGCCCACCACCGAGGCCCCTCCTACGGGCTCTTCGCTGGAGCAGCGGAGGCGGGCCTGGCCCCCCGCCGCAGGCCGGCCACGTCCTTCTGGACCGCCTTCTGGGCCTCGCTCAACGCGGCCTTGGGCGTGGCGAGCCGGTGGAGGACGGCATTCATGGCCGAGGTCGCTGGAGACCAGACCATGGTCATCTCCGGAAGGTTGGGCATGGGAAGGGCCACCTCGGCCTGCTCGCGGATCGCCGACAGCACCGGGTCCGAGGCGATGGCCGGCTCTTCGTAGATCTGGGCGAGCGCGGGGTTCTGCCGTCCCTGCAGCGCCATGACGCGAGCCCCCTCGGGGCCGGTGAGGTAGCGCACGAAGTCGTAGGCGGCGTCCTTGTGCTTGGAGTGCGCGGAGATGCCCACGCCCTCCACCGTCATCCACGGCTTCAGGGGTTTGCCGCCCGCCTCGTCCACCGTGGGCAGCGGGGCCAATCCATAATCGATGCCCGGGGCGATCTCCCCGATGAACCAGGGGCCGGAGAAGACCATCGCCGCCTTGCCTTCGTTGAACAACGACGTGACGAGCGCCGTGGACGGCTCGGCGGGCATCAATCCCTCCTGGCCCACCCACCGCAACAACTGCTCCAGGGACTTGACGTTCTCCGGCGCGTCCAACCGCACCCGGGGACCTGGATCGAACACGCGGCCACCGAAGGCGTGCATCAACGCCGCGTGGTAGTAGAAGTCCGTGTAGGGATAGGCGAGGCAGACCCGGTCCTTCTCCGCCGTCCTGGCGCGCAGTGCCTTGCACATGGCCAGCATCTCGCCCGTGGTCCGAGGCGGCTTCTCCATCAGCTTCTTGTTGTAGATGAGCGTGATGGCCTTGAAGTTCAGGGGCAGCGCATAGACGGAGCCCCGATAGGTCATCGCCTCCAGCGTCCCCGGCACGTAGCGTTGCCGCACGGAGGGCTCGAGGAAGAAGTCGAGCGGCTCGAGCAGCCCTCCCCCCTCCACCCAGCCCCCGAGCCGATCCTGCGGGAAGACGAAGACATCGGGACCCACCCCGCGCGATAGCGTCGCGGAGATCTTGTCCGTGAAGGCATCCGAGGGAATGGCCAGCAGCCTCACCTGCACGCCGGACTGTGGATGGGCCGCGTTGTAGGCGGCGACGATTTTCTCCAGTGCGGTGCGCTCGGAGGCACGGTAGCCGTGCCACACCACCACCTCGGAGGCTCGGGCCAGCCCGGCCCAGGACACCAGGATCAGCAGGAACAGGAGCGGAAACGATCGACAGCGCTTCATGCGAGTGAGTCCTTTCACGTCACGTCTACCACCTCACCGCGCGGGAACGGAGCGGGCAGCGGGCCATGGGTCGTGGCGTTGAAAGGAGCTCGAGAACGACCCCGGGCGCGGCGAACGGTGCACCGGCCCGGGGCCTCGACTCTCGCGAGACCGCGACTACTTGTCGCCGTCGATGCTGAACAGCTCGGCGGAGGACGTATCGGTGTTGCTGACGCCAGCGGTCGCCAGCACCCGGCCGTCATCGAGCAGCGTGGCCGTCTGACCGTAGCGGTCCACGTTCAGGTTGCCCGCGGGGCACCAGGTCCCGGTGGCCGGATCGTACAGCTCCGCGGCCTTCAGGATGCCGGTGGCCTCGTGGTAGCCGGCGGTGGCCAGCACCCGGCCATTGGGCAGCAGCGTGGCCGTGTGGTAACGGCGCGGCGTGCTCATGCTGCCGGTGGCCTTCCAGCTCTTCGTGGCCGGGTCATACAGCTCGGCCGAGGTGCTGCTGGCCACGTCCCAGCTCCCACCACCCGCCACCAGCACCTTGCCATTCGCCAGCAGCGACATCGTGTGGAAGCGGCGCGCCGTGCCCATGCTGCCCACCGGAGTCCAGGTGCCACTCTCCGGGTCGTACAGCTCCGCCGAATTCAGGGTGGCGCTGGCGTCATTGCCACCACCCGCCACCAGCACCTTGCCGTCGGGCAGCAGCGTGGCCGTGTGGTCGCGGCGGGCCGTGCCCATGTTGCCCGCGAGCGAGAAGGTGCCGCTCTCCGGGTCGTACAGTTCGATCGAGGACAGCGCGACACCCGAGGTGTCCTCGCCGCCCGTGATCAGCACCTTGCCATTGGGCAGCAGCGTGGCCGTGTGGTGCGTGCGGAATACCACCAGGCTCCCGGTGGCCCGCCACCGGCCGAAGGACGGGTAGTACAGCTCGGCGGTGGCGAGCGTGAGGGGGCACTGCCCGCCGCCAGCGATCAGCACGCGCCCGTCGAGCAGCCGCGTCATCGTGTGGTAGTGGTGCGTGGCCAGCGTGTCACCGGTGCGCGTCCAGGTGCCCGTGGCCGCGTCATACAGCTCCGAGGTGGTGTTGAAGCCGCCCGCCACCAGCACGCGCCCGTCCTGCAGCAGCGCGGCCGTGTGCAGCATGCGCGGCAGCGCCAGGCTGCCGGTGTTCTCCCAGGTGCCCTTCACGCGGCAGACGCCGACGCGGGTGCCCGGAGCATTGGAGCGGAAGTTGTTGAGGCCCGGGGTGAGCCAGTTGGCCGCCGGGTGCGCGGGGATGGTGCCGTCGTCATTGATGTTGGTGATGGAGTAGGCGTGCTGGTTCCAGATGCCGCGCGTCCCCACCCACTCGTCGGCACGATCGCGGAACACGCGGATGCCGTTGAAGCCAACGCCGCCCACGTGGTTGTTCTCCACCACGATGATCTCCGCGCTGCCGTCCGCGTCCACGTCCACGACGAGCGGGAGCTCGTGCGTGGTGCCCGAGCTGTGACGGGTCTGCCAGCGCACCTCGCCCGTGACACCATCGAGCACGCGCAGCGAGATCTCGTCGGCGTAGATGACCTCGGCCCTGCCATCGCCCTCGAAGTCGAAGGTGGTGGAGGTCGTCTTGCCGGAGCTGTACTCCTGGATGGAGGTGGTCCACTTCACGGAGCCATCGGCCCCGTAGACGGTGTAGTTCCAATCACCTGCCAGGCCGATCTCCACCTGCCCGTCACCATCGAAGTCCGCGATGTTGGGCGCACCACCGTGGCCACGCCAGGTGGGGAAGGGCTGTCCCGGGTCGGTGTAGTGGACCTCGCGGGTCCACAGGAGATCGCAGTTGTCGTCGAGCAGGCTCACCGAGCCATGGCCCGCGACGGCGATCTCCGCGGCCGGGTCCTCATCGAAGTTGGCCACGCCCGCGAAGCCGTGCGGAATCTCCGTGTTCGCGCACTTGAGGCTGCCGTCGGCATTGTAGACGGAGCGGCCGTTGATGACCTCCTGCGTGCCGTCCTGGTCGATGTCCGCCGCGAAGGAGATGGGGCCGGTGTAGAGGGCGCCGCCCATGCCGTCGGAGCCCACCCACTTCAGCGCGCCCGTGTTGCTGTAGACGCGGTTGCCGTCGAGGATCTCCACGGTGCCGTCGCCCTCCAGGTCCGCCAGGGAGGGGCCACCCCACTCGTTGAAGTCGTACGCGTCCGGGGCCGAGCGGAACTTGAAGGTGCCGTCGTTCTCGAAGCAGATGATGCCGCGGCCGTTCTCCGGAATGCCGCAGATCTCCACCTTGCCGTCGCCATCGATGTCACCGGCGGCGATGCTGGCCGCGGGCTTCACCCGGGCCGATGGATCCGTCGCGGCCCACAACTCGCGTCCATCGTCGCCACTGACGGCCCGGAGCACGCCATTGCTGTTGCCGTTACCGCCCTCTTCGTTGGTGCGGTTGAAGTACTCACCGTCGAAGGTGCTGAAGACGATGTCCGGAGTGCCGTCCCCGTTCACGTCCACCACCACGGGCGTCATCATCACCTGCTTGTGCGCAGGCAACACCGAGCTGCCCGTCCATGCCCACTGAAGCTCCGGCGTGAGACTGGCGGCCATGGACGTCAGGGACTGGTTCGGCGTACCGCGGATGAGCGCCTCGGCGCTCGGTGTTGGAGCCTGCTGCTCCTCGTTCCGCACCTGGCTGCAGGCGGCCAGCACCATCAGCGACAGCGACATCCCCGCGCGCCGTGAGCTCCAGCCCTTCACTCTCGTCTTCATCGAGAAATCTCCCTCGCCGGCCATTGCCCACCCCTCGCTGGACAGGAAGGCCGACTAATTCATCTAAAAGGAAAGTTACGCTGTTCCCCAAGCGAAAATATTGAAACAGCCCTCGAATTATTCGAGCGCTCTGAACCCTGAGAACCTGTGAGCCGCTTCACAGCCACGCGCGAAGTGGCGCCGTATAACCATGAGGCGCAGCTGGATGTGTGTGCTGTTGTCATTGCTTGTGGGGGGACGTCATGGAGAGCCAGGCTTCGACGTGGAACGCGGAGTCGTATGACTGGAAGCACGACTGCGAGATGAGGTTGGTGCATGTGGGTGCCCAGGACACCGTTCGAGGGACGTTCTTGAACGGAACGCTGCAGGCCATCCGCACGCTCGGAGGCGACTCGCTGGCGGCGGACTGCCTCGCGGCCTGCGGGCACGAGCGGTTCGTGGATGGCTTCAGCTACTCCATCAGCATCCAGCTGCGGATGATGTCCATGGCCATGCCGGAGCTGCTGACGCGGTGCGGCAGCTCCGAGCGGGTCCTCCGGTACTTCGGCCGGCGCGCGGCCATGGACTTCCTGGCGTCCCCGGCGGGCAGGATGATGCTGACGCTGGCGAAGAGGGACCCGAAGCGACTGCTGAGCAGCCTGCCCTCGGCCTACAAGGCGTCGGTGAGCTACGGGGCGCAGAGCATCGAATGGACCGGGCCGAAGAGCGGCCGCGTCGTCCTCAAGCGCGAGTTCCTGCCGCATGCGTTCCATGCGGGCATGGTGGAGCTGCTGCTCGAGGTGGTGGGCGCGAGCAGGGCGAAGGTGAGCGGCCGGCA contains:
- a CDS encoding ABC transporter substrate-binding protein; translation: MNTRFAKHLLHNRVTVVALATALLSSACKSDKKPEGEAGAPSAPAAKKIALLLPESKTSRYESHDRPIFERKVKELCSECEVIYSNADQDASKQQNQAEAALTNGASVLVLDPVDSASASAIVARAKQSKVQVISYDRLVVNSDVDYYISFDNQKVGQLQAQALVDKLKADGKTSGTLVMINGSPTDNNAKLFKAGAHSVIDGSGFTIGAEYDTPDWSPDKAQQQMEQAITRLGKSEIIGVYAANDGTAGGAIAAMKAAGVNPLPPVTGQDAELAAIQRIVAGEQFMTVYKAIKPEAETAAELAVTLVRGQKPDASKINGQVNNNKKDVPSILLSPVAVNRENVKSTVMADGFWTSEQVCSGSYQQACATAQLQ
- a CDS encoding carbohydrate porin, which translates into the protein MTSGSPLLPVRAAWRTCLTLCALVLLAAPASARASLFADRLEISMYGRVGLAWSPVTGKFIQGRTMNLTGSAQGGRLEEGDYLEPTIRFHLMEPVKDDPTAAYADVVLTPAMFANNGLFIGTFGNRNAQTLQIELFQAYAEAGNILAPGLKLWAGARFYRGTDVHIADYFYFNNLTGQGVGVAYGPLDVAVLLHTSASTTGDVYNFDSDGDGRADLRRQRTMLVGQYVHKLEAGHSFHLLGEFHLLPELQGARLADGTQRDLPADFGWVAGIKGHFSLGADNFNDVSVRYGSRIASGSRAGSQTWDVLGPPGDNRLYADAAGLEVVDHFLYNVSPLLSLNAYGILHWNQGTERTLEVPGAPASTVTDRWFDYSVGARSTLYLSDYFHLVNEATYQGLRVGNGPMSNALKLSIVPTIVPTGQRSVWARPHLRLFYTIAFYDEDAVAGLVSPYLQTMGGGSSIGHYVGARAEWWF
- a CDS encoding ABC transporter substrate-binding protein, yielding MDNALRNAFRDALRNTLMGLALAGALVTHNRAEAATVTISCGTVGQEFEQCRKGAEAWAKKAGHQVKVESGPTDASEQLTVFQQQLSAGASEIDVYRVDVVWPGILGAHFIDLKPYIPAEVLSQHFPAIVQNNTVEGKLVAMPWFTDAGLLYYRQDLLEKHGQKPPTTWQELAEVAKLVQDAERKAGNTKMVGFVFQAKAAETLTCNALEWVDSFRGGTIVSDEGKVTINNPKAVEALRTAASWIDTIAPKGVLSYEEEDARGVFQSGNAVFMRNWPYAWALANAPDSPVKGKVAVMALPKGGKDGKHTGTLGGWQLSVSKYSKNPAIAADLVKYLTSPEEQKRRALEASFNPTLISLYKDPDLLKANPFYATLLETFTNAVARPSKVTGPKYSRVSADFRNAVHTVLSGRGKPEEQLKKLQTKLERLSRRGKW
- a CDS encoding carbohydrate ABC transporter permease; this encodes MSAPGAPVPITPASPAGAETLKKETRPPSRSSLLERQRVRSAWMFLLPTLVVLAGVAGWPLLRTFWFAFTDANLSDLEAAQYVGVDNFILVMEDPTWWRSVWNTFRFTGVSVALETVLGMLIALTLNTRFPGRGIMRAAVLVPWAIPTVVSARMWGWMFHDIYGVINAMLLSVGLLSQPMAWTADPELSMAAIIAVDVWKTTPFMALLLLAALQMLPEEIYEAAKLDGANRVRVFFQITLPLIRGPMLVAIIFRVLDALRVFDLFYVLTTNSSESMSMAVYARQQMFEFQDLGLGAAAASLLFAVIALFTVAYLSLARVTAEEGA
- a CDS encoding carbohydrate ABC transporter permease is translated as MRKLYHVLGKIGFWLLVALITVYTLFPFYWAVVSSLKKGSALFEVEAWPAQPAWENYRLVFSEQPFGENLLNSVLVAGSVVLVSLFLAVTASFALARIRFRGRTPLMLMILGVSMFPQIAVLSGMFELIRWLGLYNQLPGLTLSYLLLTLPFTVWVLTTFMRELPKELEEAAVMDGASPWVICTKVFLPLLKPALVTTGLLAFISAWNEFIFALTFTLGQDKRTVPVAIALLSGASQYELPWGLIMAASVIVTVPLIILVLIFQRRIVSGLTAGAVKG
- a CDS encoding extracellular solute-binding protein, whose amino-acid sequence is MKRCRSFPLLFLLILVSWAGLARASEVVVWHGYRASERTALEKIVAAYNAAHPQSGVQVRLLAIPSDAFTDKISATLSRGVGPDVFVFPQDRLGGWVEGGGLLEPLDFFLEPSVRQRYVPGTLEAMTYRGSVYALPLNFKAITLIYNKKLMEKPPRTTGEMLAMCKALRARTAEKDRVCLAYPYTDFYYHAALMHAFGGRVFDPGPRVRLDAPENVKSLEQLLRWVGQEGLMPAEPSTALVTSLFNEGKAAMVFSGPWFIGEIAPGIDYGLAPLPTVDEAGGKPLKPWMTVEGVGISAHSKHKDAAYDFVRYLTGPEGARVMALQGRQNPALAQIYEEPAIASDPVLSAIREQAEVALPMPNLPEMTMVWSPATSAMNAVLHRLATPKAALSEAQKAVQKDVAGLRRGARPASAAPAKSP
- a CDS encoding kelch repeat-containing protein → MKTRVKGWSSRRAGMSLSLMVLAACSQVRNEEQQAPTPSAEALIRGTPNQSLTSMAASLTPELQWAWTGSSVLPAHKQVMMTPVVVDVNGDGTPDIVFSTFDGEYFNRTNEEGGNGNSNGVLRAVSGDDGRELWAATDPSARVKPAASIAAGDIDGDGKVEICGIPENGRGIICFENDGTFKFRSAPDAYDFNEWGGPSLADLEGDGTVEILDGNRVYSNTGALKWVGSDGMGGALYTGPISFAADIDQDGTQEVINGRSVYNADGSLKCANTEIPHGFAGVANFDEDPAAEIAVAGHGSVSLLDDNCDLLWTREVHYTDPGQPFPTWRGHGGAPNIADFDGDGQVEIGLAGDWNYTVYGADGSVKWTTSIQEYSSGKTTSTTFDFEGDGRAEVIYADEISLRVLDGVTGEVRWQTRHSSGTTHELPLVVDVDADGSAEIIVVENNHVGGVGFNGIRVFRDRADEWVGTRGIWNQHAYSITNINDDGTIPAHPAANWLTPGLNNFRSNAPGTRVGVCRVKGTWENTGSLALPRMLHTAALLQDGRVLVAGGFNTTSELYDAATGTWTRTGDTLATHHYHTMTRLLDGRVLIAGGGQCPLTLATAELYYPSFGRWRATGSLVVFRTHHTATLLPNGKVLITGGEDTSGVALSSIELYDPESGTFSLAGNMGTARRDHTATLLPDGKVLVAGGGNDASATLNSAELYDPESGTWTPVGSMGTARRFHTMSLLANGKVLVAGGGSWDVASSTSAELYDPATKSWKATGSMSTPRRYHTATLLPNGRVLATAGYHEATGILKAAELYDPATGTWCPAGNLNVDRYGQTATLLDDGRVLATAGVSNTDTSSAELFSIDGDK
- a CDS encoding TIGR02265 family protein, coding for MESQASTWNAESYDWKHDCEMRLVHVGAQDTVRGTFLNGTLQAIRTLGGDSLAADCLAACGHERFVDGFSYSISIQLRMMSMAMPELLTRCGSSERVLRYFGRRAAMDFLASPAGRMMLTLAKRDPKRLLSSLPSAYKASVSYGAQSIEWTGPKSGRVVLKREFLPHAFHAGMVELLLEVVGASRAKVSGRQTGRLDSLCEFSWE